One segment of Pseudophryne corroboree isolate aPseCor3 unplaced genomic scaffold, aPseCor3.hap2 scaffold_1045, whole genome shotgun sequence DNA contains the following:
- the LOC134988311 gene encoding solute carrier family 2, facilitated glucose transporter member 4-like, whose translation MPSGGFQPIAGGQQIVRAGVTKTLVLSVFTAVLGSFQFGYNIGVINAPQRIIEQSYNESYISRHAPESQSIDAGLLRTLWSLSVAIFSIGGMVSSLCVGVVSQWLGR comes from the exons ATGCCCTCTGGAGGGTTTCAGCCCATTGCGGGCGGACAG CAGATTGTCCGAGCAGGTGTCACAAAGACTCTGGTTCTGTCGGTCTTCACCGCAGTCTTGGGATCATTCCAGTTTGGATATAACATCGGAGTCATCAACGCGCCTCAGAGG atCATTGAACAGAGTTATAATGAGTCCTACATTAGTCGACATGCTCCTGAGTCTCAATCAATCGATGCTGGACTTCTGCGGACTCTGTGGTCTCTGTCCGTGGCCATCTTCTCCATTGGTGGGATGGTGTCTTCTCTGTGTGTAGGAGTCGTATCTCAGTGGCTTGGACG